A genomic segment from Microbulbifer elongatus encodes:
- the nadD gene encoding nicotinate-nucleotide adenylyltransferase, which produces MNPTSKTLALFGGTFDPVHFGHLRMALELKQRLGFDEMRLLPSHQPAHRAAPGVTAGRRRDMLALALQDCPQLVLDARELQRAGPTYTVDTLEELRRELGDGVSISFCMGMDSLLGLPGWHRWQRLLQLAHLVVVARPGWEVPTAGEVAELLAAQGGSLADIQRQPAGRILLQELSLLPISATDIRTQIKGGRSPQFLLPERVLDYIQTHRLYQSTES; this is translated from the coding sequence ATGAACCCGACGTCAAAAACTCTGGCCCTGTTTGGCGGCACCTTTGATCCGGTGCACTTCGGTCACCTGCGTATGGCGCTGGAACTGAAGCAGCGCCTGGGTTTTGACGAGATGCGCCTGCTGCCGTCCCACCAGCCGGCCCACCGCGCCGCTCCCGGTGTGACCGCCGGGCGGCGGCGGGACATGCTGGCACTGGCATTGCAGGATTGCCCGCAGTTGGTGCTGGATGCCCGCGAACTACAGCGCGCCGGCCCCACTTACACCGTGGATACCCTGGAAGAATTGCGCAGAGAGCTGGGAGACGGAGTGTCCATCAGCTTTTGCATGGGGATGGACTCCCTGCTGGGCCTGCCCGGCTGGCACCGCTGGCAGCGGTTGCTGCAACTGGCGCACCTGGTGGTGGTGGCCCGCCCCGGTTGGGAAGTACCCACAGCGGGTGAGGTGGCGGAACTACTGGCAGCACAGGGTGGATCGCTGGCGGATATTCAGCGGCAGCCAGCGGGCCGGATTCTGCTACAGGAACTCAGTCTGCTGCCGATCTCAGCCACAGACATCCGCACACAAATCAAAGGCGGCCGCTCCCCGCAGTTTCTACTGCCGGAGCGGGTGCTGGACTACATTCAAACTCATCGGCTCTATCAATCGACAGAGTCCTAG
- a CDS encoding glutamate-5-semialdehyde dehydrogenase, with protein MQAMGRAARAAARLMACADTGIKNAALKAIAAELDRQRPQLAAANAQDMQNGRDSGLDAALLDRLELTDPRIDGMIDGLNQIAELPDPVGEISDLKYRPSGIQVGKMRVPLGVVGIIYESRPNVTIDAASLCLKSGNATILRGGSEALHSNRAIAACIAAGLRQVGLPETAVQVVGTTDRAAVGALITMPEYVDVIVPRGGKGLIERISNDARVPVIKHLDGICHVYLDDRADTEKAFNIALNAKTHRYGVCNAMETLLVAEPVAAEFLPRLAAAYAEKGVELRGCEKTRAILPQALPASEEDWGTEYLAPVLSIRVVTDMDGAMDHIARYSSGHTEAIVTEDYSRARRFMAEVDSSSVIVNASTRFADGFEYGLGAEIGISTDKIHARGPVGLEGLTSQKWIVFGDGQIRQ; from the coding sequence ATGCAGGCCATGGGTCGCGCGGCCCGCGCCGCCGCCCGCCTGATGGCGTGCGCTGACACTGGTATCAAAAACGCGGCGCTCAAGGCAATCGCCGCGGAGCTGGACAGACAGCGACCACAGCTGGCGGCGGCCAACGCCCAGGATATGCAGAATGGCCGTGACAGCGGTCTGGATGCGGCCCTGTTGGACCGCCTGGAACTCACCGACCCGCGTATCGACGGGATGATCGACGGACTCAACCAGATTGCCGAACTGCCGGATCCGGTAGGTGAGATCAGCGACCTGAAATACCGCCCCAGTGGTATTCAGGTGGGCAAAATGCGTGTGCCCCTGGGGGTGGTGGGGATCATCTATGAATCCCGCCCGAACGTGACCATCGATGCCGCCAGCCTGTGCCTGAAATCCGGCAACGCCACCATTCTGCGCGGTGGTTCCGAGGCGCTGCATTCCAATCGTGCGATTGCCGCCTGCATTGCCGCGGGACTCAGGCAGGTAGGGCTGCCGGAAACGGCGGTGCAGGTGGTGGGTACCACGGATCGCGCTGCAGTGGGCGCGCTGATTACCATGCCGGAATACGTGGACGTGATTGTGCCCCGCGGCGGAAAAGGGTTGATCGAGCGCATCAGTAACGACGCGCGGGTACCGGTGATCAAGCACCTGGATGGCATCTGCCACGTGTACCTGGATGATCGGGCGGACACCGAAAAGGCGTTCAATATTGCCCTGAACGCCAAGACCCACCGCTATGGCGTGTGCAACGCGATGGAAACCCTGCTGGTGGCGGAACCCGTTGCGGCAGAGTTCCTGCCGCGCCTGGCTGCCGCCTATGCTGAAAAGGGCGTGGAATTGCGCGGCTGCGAAAAGACCCGCGCGATCCTGCCCCAGGCACTGCCGGCCTCGGAGGAAGACTGGGGTACCGAGTACCTGGCACCGGTGCTGTCGATTCGCGTGGTGACGGATATGGATGGCGCCATGGACCATATCGCCCGGTACAGCTCCGGCCACACCGAGGCCATCGTCACCGAGGATTACAGCCGCGCCCGCCGTTTTATGGCGGAAGTGGATTCCAGCTCGGTGATCGTCAATGCCTCCACCCGGTTTGCAGACGGGTTTGAATACGGTCTGGGTGCGGAGATCGGTATCAGCACCGACAAGATCCACGCCCGCGGCCCGGTGGGCCTGGAAGGCCTGACCTCGCAGAAATGGATCGTGTTCGGGGACGGACAGATTCGTCAGTGA
- a CDS encoding DUF2339 domain-containing protein encodes MDNFVFVGVMLILAIVIGSFLGIFAFAEVRQLRREVTRLRERLDAVMDGVRDTQRADAMDSPAPPAPAQREEASSEDLTLDIEDDIASSGDSRGAPAAPTDWAHPRRSGAAGGKAQTCAGPAAGTRFLEHLQKNWMVWLGGTCVALSGVFLARYGIEQGLLGPKVRVVAGLLIALALYGAAEFLRRKTGGTHPTFAALAGGGAITAFAAVLSAVHLYKLMAPGVAFGVLALVALITMWLARLHGPVLAAIGMLGAYAVPILVSSGSGNVLGAMVYALIISTSVLLLLRYVYRSWLWLGLLAGALGWWLISLAGHQADGWRGPYLAALAYLMVAVIPGNWRLRGRLPEKGAGAALVLPGLLAVVVAQCLSIFREGIEPATAAMLSTWSPLALVALITARRNPTLVPVPWALFIGQLAAWFGSRLDQWGGEGLRLVPVAPELQRGFLLYLLITAALFSALAVYNYFADGDASEGHRRGAPGAWWASLAVMAPLMSLLVGYALAGDFLSKFWWCLYAAIFGAVFMYLGSRGVGRHWSRGMVVWLFIAAHFAYSLAVCLWLKQASLTLALALQAISLAWVIRRFEMPALGWLLKAVLVLVVVRLTLNPWLLTYDKVAHWSLWTYGGSALCAWLAAHLLRERHLPLARWAEAAALHLLVLTVWAECRYWLYDGNALAGQYRFAEAVINMWLFTALGLVYYRKSRLAGSFANWYDGYGRLLMAGGLVNYLWILLATATSEPWAWRAIGDQPLWNMLLPAFAGPVLLAFLVSRFYLPAVRRYAALLAALAAFVWVSVEVRHLWQGNIRMDTSAATGELYTYSAVWLALAVAAILLGSWRGWRSCYQGGMAVLALVIVKLFLVDMSGLEGLLRVASFMGMGLALLGIAFMHQKLSALHHKPPQSAQ; translated from the coding sequence ATGGATAATTTTGTTTTTGTTGGCGTGATGCTGATTCTCGCCATCGTCATCGGTTCTTTTCTGGGTATCTTTGCCTTCGCCGAGGTCAGGCAGTTGCGGCGGGAAGTCACGCGCCTGCGTGAGCGCCTGGATGCAGTCATGGACGGTGTCCGGGACACCCAGCGGGCGGACGCCATGGACAGCCCGGCGCCACCTGCGCCAGCGCAGCGGGAAGAGGCTTCTTCGGAGGACCTGACGCTCGATATCGAGGACGATATTGCCAGCAGCGGTGACTCCCGCGGAGCGCCAGCGGCACCGACCGACTGGGCCCACCCGCGCCGGTCCGGCGCTGCCGGTGGGAAGGCGCAGACGTGCGCCGGGCCCGCCGCGGGCACCCGTTTCCTGGAACACCTGCAGAAAAACTGGATGGTGTGGCTGGGAGGTACCTGTGTCGCACTCTCCGGGGTGTTCCTCGCCCGCTACGGTATCGAGCAGGGATTGCTGGGGCCCAAGGTGCGGGTGGTGGCGGGACTGCTAATCGCACTTGCGCTATACGGGGCCGCAGAATTCCTGCGGCGCAAAACCGGTGGCACGCACCCCACCTTCGCTGCCCTGGCGGGCGGTGGTGCCATTACCGCCTTTGCCGCGGTGCTCTCCGCCGTACACCTCTACAAACTGATGGCGCCCGGGGTTGCCTTTGGAGTGCTGGCACTGGTGGCGCTGATCACCATGTGGCTGGCGCGCCTGCACGGCCCGGTACTCGCCGCCATCGGCATGCTCGGTGCATACGCGGTGCCCATTCTGGTATCCAGCGGCTCCGGCAATGTGCTGGGCGCGATGGTGTATGCACTGATTATCTCCACCTCGGTACTGCTGTTACTGCGGTACGTCTATCGCAGCTGGCTCTGGCTTGGGTTGTTGGCCGGCGCACTGGGGTGGTGGTTGATTTCTCTGGCCGGGCACCAGGCAGACGGCTGGCGTGGCCCTTACCTCGCGGCGTTGGCCTACTTGATGGTCGCTGTGATACCCGGGAACTGGCGGCTGCGGGGGCGGCTGCCGGAGAAGGGGGCCGGCGCCGCACTGGTTCTGCCGGGCCTGCTGGCGGTCGTGGTGGCCCAGTGTCTGTCGATTTTCCGTGAAGGTATCGAACCCGCCACTGCGGCGATGCTCAGTACCTGGAGTCCTCTGGCCCTGGTGGCGCTGATCACCGCACGCCGCAACCCGACTCTGGTGCCGGTACCCTGGGCGCTGTTTATCGGGCAGCTGGCAGCCTGGTTTGGCAGTCGCCTGGATCAGTGGGGCGGGGAGGGGCTGCGCCTGGTACCGGTGGCGCCAGAACTGCAGCGGGGATTCCTGCTGTATCTGCTGATTACTGCGGCCCTCTTCAGCGCTCTGGCGGTCTACAACTATTTTGCCGATGGCGATGCCAGTGAGGGGCACCGCCGCGGGGCGCCCGGTGCCTGGTGGGCATCGCTGGCGGTTATGGCACCGCTGATGTCACTGTTGGTGGGCTATGCACTGGCCGGAGATTTCCTGTCTAAATTCTGGTGGTGCCTGTATGCCGCCATTTTCGGTGCCGTGTTCATGTATCTGGGCAGTCGCGGTGTGGGCCGGCACTGGTCCCGGGGCATGGTGGTGTGGCTGTTTATCGCCGCGCACTTCGCCTACAGCCTGGCGGTCTGTCTGTGGTTGAAGCAGGCGAGCCTGACCCTCGCTCTGGCCCTGCAGGCCATCTCCCTCGCCTGGGTTATTCGCCGGTTTGAGATGCCCGCACTGGGCTGGTTGCTGAAGGCAGTACTGGTTCTGGTGGTGGTGCGGCTTACGCTGAACCCCTGGCTGCTGACTTACGACAAAGTGGCCCACTGGTCCCTGTGGACCTACGGCGGTTCCGCCCTGTGTGCCTGGCTGGCGGCGCACCTGTTGCGGGAGCGGCACCTGCCATTGGCCCGCTGGGCCGAGGCGGCGGCGCTGCACCTGCTGGTGCTGACGGTTTGGGCGGAATGCCGCTACTGGCTCTATGACGGCAATGCTCTGGCTGGGCAGTACCGCTTTGCCGAGGCGGTAATCAATATGTGGCTGTTTACCGCACTGGGGTTGGTGTATTACCGCAAAAGCCGGCTCGCTGGCAGTTTTGCCAACTGGTACGACGGGTACGGACGCCTGCTGATGGCCGGGGGGCTGGTCAACTACCTGTGGATTCTGCTGGCCACTGCAACCAGCGAGCCTTGGGCGTGGCGTGCCATCGGTGACCAGCCGCTGTGGAATATGCTGCTGCCGGCCTTTGCCGGTCCGGTATTGCTGGCGTTTTTGGTGAGCCGCTTCTACCTGCCCGCGGTGCGCCGCTACGCTGCGCTGCTGGCCGCACTGGCGGCGTTTGTGTGGGTGTCTGTGGAAGTGCGCCACCTGTGGCAGGGCAATATCCGCATGGATACCTCTGCAGCCACCGGCGAGCTCTATACCTATTCCGCCGTTTGGCTGGCGCTGGCTGTCGCCGCGATTTTACTGGGCAGCTGGCGCGGATGGCGCAGCTGTTATCAGGGCGGTATGGCGGTTCTCGCACTGGTGATCGTAAAACTGTTTCTGGTGGATATGTCTGGCCTGGAGGGGCTGCTGCGGGTGGCGTCGTTTATGGGGATGGGACTGGCGCTGCTGGGGATTGCGTTTATGCATCAGAAACTGAGCGCGCTTCACCACAAGCCACCGCAATCGGCCCAATAA
- the mltB gene encoding lytic murein transglycosylase B: MKWTTGLLAGLGLVLGACAQEQGHDENAQAKAFVDYMVAEHNFSRDELQGLMREAKRKESILKAIKRPAEKAKPWYEYRKIFITDTRIRGGVDFWDKNAEALKAAEEKYGVPPELIVAIIGVETRYGGNMGSYRVIDALSTLAFNYPRRSKFFTKELENYLLLTRDEKIDPVSLKGSYAGAMGFGQFMPSSYRHYAVDFNGDGRVDIWEDTEDAIGSVANYFVEHGWKTGQPVTVITQPLPNADMTIVNDDLKPNWTVGEVEAKGFPTTAQVTKDMPANVFSLKTEEGEQFWIGLNNFYTITRYNHSRLYAMAVYELGQEIIKARGGRS, translated from the coding sequence TTGAAGTGGACCACGGGATTGTTGGCCGGCTTGGGGCTGGTGCTTGGCGCCTGTGCCCAGGAGCAGGGGCACGATGAGAATGCCCAGGCCAAGGCCTTTGTGGATTACATGGTGGCCGAGCACAATTTCAGCCGCGATGAACTTCAGGGTCTGATGCGGGAAGCCAAGCGCAAGGAGTCCATTCTCAAAGCGATCAAGCGCCCGGCGGAAAAAGCCAAGCCCTGGTACGAGTACCGCAAAATCTTCATTACCGATACCCGCATTCGCGGAGGTGTGGATTTCTGGGATAAAAATGCCGAGGCGCTGAAAGCCGCAGAAGAGAAATACGGGGTTCCGCCGGAGCTGATTGTTGCCATCATAGGTGTGGAAACCCGCTACGGGGGCAACATGGGCAGCTATCGGGTCATCGACGCGCTGTCTACCCTCGCGTTCAACTATCCGCGCCGCTCCAAGTTTTTTACCAAGGAGCTGGAAAACTATCTGCTGCTGACCCGGGACGAGAAAATCGATCCTGTGAGCCTCAAGGGCTCCTATGCCGGTGCCATGGGGTTCGGCCAGTTTATGCCATCGAGCTACCGCCATTATGCGGTGGACTTTAACGGCGATGGCCGCGTGGACATCTGGGAGGATACCGAAGATGCCATCGGCAGCGTGGCCAACTACTTTGTGGAGCACGGCTGGAAGACCGGTCAACCGGTTACCGTGATTACCCAGCCACTACCCAACGCGGATATGACCATCGTCAACGATGATCTCAAGCCCAACTGGACTGTGGGTGAAGTGGAGGCCAAGGGCTTCCCTACCACCGCGCAGGTGACCAAAGACATGCCGGCCAATGTGTTTTCACTGAAAACCGAAGAGGGCGAACAGTTCTGGATCGGGTTGAATAATTTCTACACCATCACCCGCTATAACCACAGCCGCCTGTACGCCATGGCGGTCTACGAGCTGGGACAGGAAATAATCAAAGCCCGCGGGGGGCGGTCCTGA
- the mrdA gene encoding penicillin-binding protein 2, whose amino-acid sequence MSENLHFKDHHSEQRLFRNRMLVAIFGVVALLSVLVARLYNLQVVNYEDYRTQSDQNRIQVRPVPPTRGLIYDRNGELLADNRPSYTLSIVRERVKDLDATLELLGQLVELDDSDVEKFKRRLPRRRPFEPVPLRYRLSEEEIARISVNEFHLLGVSVEAELVRYYPEKELFAHSVGYVGRINERELSSFSEEEVSRYRGTQSIGKVGLERSYEGVLLGEVGYENVETNARGRVLRVLERQDPKPGSELTLHLDTRLQQVATEALGDNRGAVVAIDVKTGGVLAFVSQPSFDPNLFVTGISFTDYSALRDSLDVPLFNRVVQGQYPPGSTLKPMMGLGGLADGVITAETQVADPGFFKLPNDSRIYRDWKRWGHGKHVDLIQGLAQSCDVYFWDMAHRWGIDGMHDIATRFGLGEKTGIDLPREYPGLFPSREWKRGARGVPWFPGDSLNAVLGQGFVLATPLQLAVMTATIANRGTHYRPQVVMAVDGIEQPPEVLQHVDARPEHWDLVFEGMEAVVYSTHGTGKRAGAGLDFKVAGKSGTAQVVGIAQGEKYDSEALKERHRDHALFVAFAPLDDPQIAVSVLVENGEGGGRVAAPVAREVFFDWMSRTYEDTARVDGWRPPMVSSAAGVQREAG is encoded by the coding sequence ATGTCTGAAAACCTGCACTTTAAAGATCACCACTCGGAACAGCGGCTATTCCGCAACCGTATGCTGGTGGCCATCTTCGGTGTCGTGGCACTGCTGAGTGTGCTGGTGGCGCGCCTGTACAATCTGCAGGTGGTCAATTACGAGGATTACCGTACCCAGTCCGATCAGAATCGCATCCAGGTGCGTCCGGTCCCCCCCACCCGTGGGCTGATCTATGACCGCAATGGCGAGTTACTCGCCGACAATCGCCCCAGTTACACCCTGTCGATCGTGCGTGAGCGGGTCAAAGACCTGGACGCGACTCTGGAACTGCTCGGCCAGCTGGTCGAGCTCGATGACAGTGATGTGGAAAAATTCAAGCGCCGCCTGCCGCGGCGACGTCCCTTTGAGCCGGTCCCCCTGCGCTATCGCCTGAGCGAGGAAGAAATCGCCCGCATCAGTGTCAACGAATTCCACCTGCTCGGCGTATCTGTGGAAGCCGAGCTGGTGCGCTACTACCCGGAGAAGGAACTGTTTGCCCACAGTGTCGGGTATGTGGGGCGGATCAATGAGCGCGAACTGTCGAGTTTTTCCGAGGAAGAAGTCAGCCGTTATCGTGGTACCCAGAGTATCGGTAAGGTGGGGCTGGAGCGTTCCTATGAAGGTGTACTGCTGGGTGAGGTGGGTTACGAAAACGTCGAAACCAATGCCCGTGGCCGGGTGCTGCGGGTGCTGGAGCGTCAGGATCCGAAACCGGGCTCCGAGCTGACACTGCACCTGGATACCCGTCTGCAGCAAGTGGCCACCGAGGCTCTGGGGGATAACCGCGGCGCAGTGGTGGCCATTGATGTGAAAACCGGCGGCGTGCTCGCCTTCGTCAGCCAGCCCTCCTTCGACCCCAATCTGTTTGTCACCGGTATCAGCTTCACGGACTACAGTGCCCTGCGGGATTCCCTGGACGTGCCGCTGTTCAACCGGGTGGTGCAGGGGCAATACCCGCCGGGTTCCACGCTGAAGCCCATGATGGGGCTGGGTGGTCTCGCTGACGGTGTGATCACGGCAGAGACCCAGGTCGCCGACCCGGGGTTCTTCAAACTGCCCAATGACTCCCGAATCTACCGCGACTGGAAGCGCTGGGGCCACGGCAAGCACGTGGATCTGATCCAGGGCCTGGCGCAGAGTTGTGATGTGTACTTCTGGGATATGGCGCATCGCTGGGGTATCGACGGCATGCACGACATTGCCACCCGGTTCGGCCTCGGTGAGAAAACCGGCATTGACCTGCCACGGGAATATCCCGGGCTTTTTCCCTCCCGTGAGTGGAAGCGCGGTGCGCGTGGTGTGCCCTGGTTCCCGGGCGACAGCCTGAATGCGGTACTGGGGCAGGGGTTTGTGCTGGCGACGCCGCTACAGCTGGCGGTAATGACCGCAACCATCGCCAATCGCGGTACTCACTATCGGCCGCAGGTGGTGATGGCGGTGGATGGTATCGAACAGCCGCCGGAAGTCCTGCAACACGTGGACGCGCGCCCCGAGCACTGGGACCTGGTGTTTGAAGGAATGGAAGCCGTGGTGTACAGCACCCACGGTACCGGCAAGCGCGCTGGCGCCGGCCTCGATTTCAAGGTTGCGGGTAAATCCGGAACCGCTCAGGTGGTGGGTATTGCCCAGGGGGAAAAGTACGACTCCGAAGCGCTGAAAGAGCGCCACCGGGACCACGCGTTGTTTGTCGCCTTTGCACCACTGGATGACCCGCAGATTGCGGTGTCGGTACTGGTCGAAAACGGTGAGGGCGGTGGCAGAGTGGCCGCACCGGTGGCGCGGGAAGTCTTCTTCGACTGGATGTCCCGGACCTACGAGGACACCGCCAGGGTGGATGGCTGGCGACCGCCGATGGTTTCGTCCGCTGCGGGCGTACAACGGGAGGCGGGCTAG
- the rodA gene encoding rod shape-determining protein RodA has protein sequence MASRDYMNRLPDTGSSLRRPESFSRRWHVDLPLLLLLMALAGVGLVVLYSAAGEEFHYVKRQAVFMGLAFIGMFIAAQIPLEFYRRWSPWFYLAGCCLLVAVLFVGVGAKGAQRWLQIGGFRFQPSEALKLAVPIAVAAYLHKRTLPPSFLTVLGALVIIAVPAVLIVRQPDLGTSILIAASGIFALYLSGLSWKMIGSAIVMGLLAAWPMWMWGLRDYQRQRILTLFNPDADRLGAGWNIFQSKAAIGSGGWSGKGYMQGTQSQLDFLPESHTDFIIAVLAEEWGMRGALILLALYLLIIARGIYISFMAQHVFGRLLAGSITLTFFVYVFVNIGMVTGLLPVVGVPLPLVSHGGTSVITLMAGFGILMAVSTERRRVLF, from the coding sequence ATGGCAAGTCGCGATTACATGAACCGCCTGCCGGATACCGGCAGCAGCCTGCGTCGTCCGGAGAGTTTTTCCCGCCGCTGGCATGTCGACTTGCCACTGCTTCTGCTGTTGATGGCGCTGGCCGGTGTCGGCCTGGTGGTGCTCTACAGCGCGGCCGGTGAGGAGTTTCATTATGTAAAACGCCAGGCCGTGTTTATGGGGCTGGCGTTTATCGGTATGTTTATTGCGGCGCAGATCCCTCTCGAGTTCTACCGCCGCTGGTCCCCCTGGTTCTATCTGGCGGGCTGCTGCCTGCTGGTAGCGGTTCTGTTCGTGGGGGTGGGTGCCAAGGGCGCACAGCGCTGGCTGCAAATTGGCGGGTTCCGCTTTCAGCCCTCGGAGGCCCTGAAACTGGCGGTGCCCATTGCCGTTGCCGCCTATCTGCACAAACGTACGCTGCCGCCGTCATTTCTCACGGTACTGGGGGCGCTGGTCATTATTGCGGTGCCGGCGGTGTTGATTGTCCGTCAGCCGGATCTGGGGACATCCATTCTCATTGCTGCCTCCGGCATCTTCGCCCTGTACCTCTCCGGTCTCAGCTGGAAGATGATCGGCAGTGCCATTGTGATGGGGCTGCTGGCCGCCTGGCCCATGTGGATGTGGGGGCTGCGGGACTATCAGCGGCAGCGGATTCTGACCCTGTTCAACCCGGATGCGGATCGGCTGGGGGCCGGCTGGAACATCTTCCAGTCCAAGGCCGCCATTGGCTCTGGGGGCTGGTCCGGCAAGGGATATATGCAGGGCACCCAATCACAGCTGGATTTTCTGCCGGAAAGTCACACGGATTTCATCATTGCGGTACTCGCGGAAGAGTGGGGAATGCGCGGTGCGCTGATCCTGTTGGCCCTGTACCTGTTGATCATCGCCCGGGGCATCTATATTAGTTTTATGGCCCAGCATGTATTCGGAAGGTTGTTGGCGGGCAGTATCACGCTGACCTTCTTCGTGTACGTGTTTGTGAATATCGGTATGGTGACCGGCTTGCTGCCGGTGGTGGGGGTTCCTCTGCCCCTGGTGAGCCACGGCGGCACCTCGGTGATTACCCTGATGGCGGGGTTCGGCATTCTCATGGCCGTCAGCACGGAAAGGCGCAGAGTACTTTTCTGA
- the rsfS gene encoding ribosome silencing factor — protein MTDIRSIAVNALEDLKGKDIVSMDVSELSDVMDTLIICTGTSNRQVKSLANNVVEDGKEAGIRPIGVEGMEQGEWVLVDYGDVVVHVMQAETRGFYDLEKLWSMTPNTREDADGSDPHQA, from the coding sequence ATGACAGATATCAGATCAATTGCAGTAAACGCACTGGAAGACCTCAAGGGTAAAGACATCGTTTCCATGGACGTCTCGGAGCTCAGCGACGTGATGGATACGCTCATCATCTGCACCGGCACCTCCAACCGGCAGGTAAAGTCCCTGGCCAACAATGTGGTCGAGGATGGCAAGGAAGCGGGCATTCGTCCTATCGGTGTGGAAGGTATGGAGCAGGGTGAGTGGGTACTGGTCGATTACGGTGATGTGGTGGTACATGTGATGCAGGCGGAAACCCGCGGCTTCTACGACCTGGAAAAACTCTGGTCCATGACCCCGAATACCCGTGAAGACGCGGACGGGTCTGACCCGCACCAAGCCTGA
- a CDS encoding LON peptidase substrate-binding domain-containing protein produces the protein MSLIPLFPLNMALFPGVTLPLRIFEQRYLRLVTDSLESDTGFGVVLIRSGREVGPAEVWPLGLYVRIVDWSQGEEGLLHIDVAGDSRFRVLETFREEDGLLMAEVEWLPDEDSHPVPESFDGLMAVLDELKQHTAMLALKFAPVETAEALSWQLAQLLPLDDAARVELLASHDPLERLANIAANLDRWAKE, from the coding sequence TTGTCCCTTATCCCACTGTTTCCCCTCAACATGGCGCTGTTTCCCGGCGTGACCCTGCCGTTGCGGATTTTTGAGCAGCGCTATCTGCGCCTGGTGACGGACTCGCTCGAATCCGATACCGGATTTGGGGTGGTGTTGATTCGTTCGGGCAGGGAAGTGGGGCCGGCGGAGGTCTGGCCGCTGGGTCTGTACGTGCGTATCGTCGACTGGAGCCAGGGCGAGGAAGGGCTGTTACATATCGATGTGGCGGGGGATTCCCGTTTTCGCGTGCTCGAGACCTTCCGCGAAGAAGATGGCCTGTTGATGGCGGAAGTGGAGTGGTTGCCGGACGAGGACTCCCATCCGGTGCCCGAGTCCTTTGATGGATTAATGGCGGTGCTGGACGAATTGAAGCAGCACACCGCGATGCTCGCCCTCAAGTTTGCGCCGGTGGAAACGGCCGAGGCTCTGTCCTGGCAGTTGGCGCAACTGCTGCCGCTGGATGATGCCGCGCGGGTGGAGCTGCTGGCGAGTCACGATCCACTGGAGCGACTGGCGAATATTGCGGCCAATCTGGATCGCTGGGCCAAGGAGTGA
- the rlmH gene encoding 23S rRNA (pseudouridine(1915)-N(3))-methyltransferase RlmH — protein MKMRIIAAGGKMPGWVQEGYNEYAKRLPRELTLEMVEVPLGNRGQKNSPALVEKARQKEGEAMLAAINPREHVVALEVKGKAWSTEQLSRELANWQMGGDNVCLLIGGPDGLAPECVARANQKWSLSALTLPHPLVRVLLAEQVYRAWTLLAGHPYHK, from the coding sequence ATGAAGATGCGAATCATCGCCGCTGGCGGCAAGATGCCCGGGTGGGTACAGGAGGGCTACAACGAGTACGCCAAGCGCCTGCCCCGGGAACTGACTCTGGAGATGGTGGAAGTCCCCCTTGGTAATCGCGGTCAGAAAAACTCCCCGGCCCTGGTGGAAAAGGCCCGCCAGAAAGAAGGGGAGGCGATGCTCGCGGCGATCAACCCGCGGGAGCACGTGGTGGCGCTGGAAGTGAAAGGCAAGGCCTGGAGCACGGAGCAGCTGTCCCGCGAGCTGGCGAACTGGCAGATGGGCGGCGACAATGTGTGCCTGCTCATTGGCGGCCCAGACGGGCTGGCGCCGGAGTGCGTGGCGCGGGCCAACCAGAAGTGGTCCCTGTCTGCACTCACACTGCCCCACCCGCTGGTGCGAGTGCTGCTGGCGGAGCAGGTCTACCGCGCCTGGACATTGCTGGCCGGGCATCCCTACCACAAATAA